The following coding sequences are from one Ornithodoros turicata isolate Travis chromosome 1, ASM3712646v1, whole genome shotgun sequence window:
- the LOC135367876 gene encoding uncharacterized protein LOC135367876, which translates to MIMEAFLKIRSRDHKTKNLVSVTCLEELIRVAVGHRICQEGDIQVYLVDELSLRCMVAGAEKCLDDIFIVKNGLWKQDQSTCVSAPSPIPQMPLLSRIYYPWESLSKTVLDALEADNVLLPSQRQEVAHMAASWPCISIEGTWLVSLRTKGASRHKKIKRVTYINA; encoded by the exons ATGATTATGGAG gCGTTTCTGAAGATCAGGAGTAGAGATCACAAAACGAAAAACTTGGTGTCAGTAACATGTCTTGAGGAGCTAATCAGAGTTGCTGTGGGTCATCGAATTTGTCAGGAAGGCGACATACAG GTGTATTTAGTGGATGAGTTATCACTTCGCTGtatggttgctggtgctgagaaatgcctcgatgacattttcattgttaaaaatggactatggaaacaag atcagtcaacatgtgtgagtgcaccttcaccaatcccacaaatgcctctgctctcacgaatttattacccttgggagagcctcagcaagacagtacttgatgcattggaagcagacaatgttctgcttccctctcaacgacaggaagtggcacatatggcagcgtcatggccctgcatatccattgaag gcacctggttggtatcattgagaacgaagggagccagcaggcataaaaaaatcaagaggGTTACATACATAAATGCGTGA